A window from Catharus ustulatus isolate bCatUst1 chromosome 14, bCatUst1.pri.v2, whole genome shotgun sequence encodes these proteins:
- the LPAR4 gene encoding lysophosphatidic acid receptor 4: MGNHSNNHTCLTDDSFKYNLYGAVYSVVFILGLITNCASLFVFLFRMKMRSETAIFMTNLAVSDLLFVFTLPFKIFYNFNRHWPFGDTLCKISGTAFLTNIYGSMLFLTCISVDRFLAIVYPFRSRTIRTRRNSAIVCAGVWILVLSGGISASLFSTTNVSNTSTTCFEGFSKRIWKTYLSKITIFIEVVGFIIPLLLNLTCSSLVLRTLRKPATLSQIGTNKEKVLKMIIVHVAIFVVCFVPYNSILFLYALVRSQAIANCSLERFARTMYPITLCIATLNCCFDPFIYYFTSESFQKSFNIKTQIKMDSLFKTEMPLTKTALPAPQDEISDQAITNGGDPTSESHF, from the coding sequence ATGGGAAACCACAGCAACAACCATACCTGCCTGACAGATGATTCCTTCAAGTACAACCTGTACGGAGCCGTGTACAGCGTGGTCTTCATCCTTGGCTTGATCACAAACTGCGCCTCCCTCTTCGTTTTCCTCTTCCGGATGAAGATGCGGAGCGAGACGGCCATTTTCATGACCAACCTGGCGGTTTCAGACTTGCTTTTCGTGTTCACTTTGCCCTTTAAGATTTTTTACAACTTCAACAGGCACTGGCCCTTCGGGGACACGCTGTGCAAGATCTCGGGCACGGCGTTCCTCACCAACATCTACGGGAGCATGTTGTTCCTGACGTGCATCAGCGTGGATCGCTTCCTGGCCATCGTGTATCCCTTCCGCTCCCGCACCATCCGCACCCGCAGGAATTCCGCCATCGTCTGCGCCGGCGTCTGGATCCTGGTCCTCAGCGGAGGAATTTCGGCCTCGCTCTTCTCCACCACCAACGTGTCCAACACCAGCACCACCTGTTTCGAAGGGTTCTCCAAAAGGATCTGGAAAACCTACCTGTCCAAGATCACCATATTTATTGAGGTGGTGGGATTCATCATCCCTCTGCTGCTCAACCTCACGTGCTCCTCGCTGGTTCTCCGGACTTTACGGAAGCCGGCCACGCTGTCCCAGATTGGGACGAACAAGGAGAAAGTGCTGAAGATGATCATCGTGCACGTGGCCATTTTCGTCGTGTGCTTTGTGCCCTACAACTCCATCCTGTTCCTGTACGCGCTCGTGCGCTCCCAGGCCATCGCCAACTGCTCCCTGGAGAGGTTTGCCAGGACCATGTATCCCATCACCTTGTGCATCGCCACCCTCAACTGCTGCTTCGACCCCTTCATCTACTACTTCACCTCCGAGTCCTTCCAGAAGTCCTTCAACATCAAAACCCAGATCAAAATGGATTCTCTCTTCAAGACAGAGATGCCGCTCACCAAGACGGCGCTGCCGGCGCCGCAGGATGAGATCAGCGACCAGGCCATCACCAACGGAGGAGATCCCACGTCTGAATCCCATTTCTAG